In Corylus avellana chromosome ca2, CavTom2PMs-1.0, the following proteins share a genomic window:
- the LOC132171117 gene encoding universal stress protein PHOS32-like has protein sequence MASPKHATAITVQPSSPRFPTSGTPTAGAQRKIGIAVDLSDESAFAVKWAVQNYLRPGDAVILVHVRPTSVLYGADWGAIDVAVAEDEQSQQKLENEFDAFTSTKANDLAQPLVEAQIPFKIHIVKDHDMKERLCLEVERLGLSTVIMGSRGFGASRRASKARLGSVSDYCVHHCVCPVVIVRFPDEKDVEKAVLEEDPEYHDALD, from the coding sequence ATGGCTTCTCCGAAGCACGCAACGGCGATAACGGTGCAGCCGTCGTCGCCGAGGTTCCCGACGAGCGGGACGCCAACGGCCGGGGCCCAGCGGAAGATCGGGATAGCCGTGGATCTGAGTGACGAGAGCGCCTTCGCGGTGAAATGGGCGGTACAGAACTATCTGCGGCCCGGGGACGCCGTGATCCTGGTTCACGTGCGGCCTACGAGCGTCCTTTACGGCGCGGACTGGGGCGCCATCGACGTGGCGGTGGCAGAGGACGAGCAGTCCCAGCAGAAGCTGGAGAACGAGTTCGACGCTTTCACGTCCACCAAGGCCAACGACCTGGCGCAGCCCCTTGTGGAGGCTCAAATTCCCTTCAAGATCCACATCGTCAAGGACCACGACATGAAGGAGCGCCTCTGCCTCGAGGTGGAGCGCCTAGGTTTGAGCACTGTCATCATGGGCAGCCGCGGCTTCGGCGCCTCCCGCCGCGCCTCCAAGGCCCGGCTCGGCAGCGTAAGCGACTACTGCGTGCACCACTGCGTCTGCCCCGTCGTCATTGTTCGCTTCCCCGACGAGAAGGATGTAGAAAAGGCTGTTCTGGAGGAGGATCCGGAGTACCATGACGCATTGGATTAG